TAACTTCTGCTAATTCTTCCAGTGATAGCATTTCAGTCTCTGGAAGAGTTGCGAGTTTTTGCATTAAGCTTTGCTGATACTTGTTTTTCCGGTAATATTTTTTCAGTAAATTCCCCGCAATCGAGAATATCCATGTCGACAAAGTGGAATGTCCATTAAAGGAACCAATGCTTTTACAGGCCTCATAAAAGGTATCGTGGCAAAGATCTTGAGCAGTCATCCGATTTCCTGTCTTGGATAAAAAAAACGCATAGAGTTTTGGATGAATTTGTTCATATTGTTCCTCTAGCTTGTTCATAACTGCCCTCACTTTCTTGTTGTTCGTAGTATTAATACCACGACTCTCTATTTCGTTACAAATTATTTTAAAATATTTTGTAACCAGTTTTCCGTAGATTTCTTTATCCATGTGTAGATATTGTGATTCCTGTTAGTGTCAGAGTAAAAATCCCATGAACAGCAAAAATAAGAGGAATCCGGTTCGGTACCGAAATCCTCAACTTCTTATGTAACGGGACTAGCCCGTGATGATACTTACTAATCCCAATAATTAAATACTAAATCTCCTACTGTCTGTGA
This genomic window from Solibacillus sp. FSL R5-0449 contains:
- a CDS encoding RNA polymerase sigma factor: MNKLEEQYEQIHPKLYAFFLSKTGNRMTAQDLCHDTFYEACKSIGSFNGHSTLSTWIFSIAGNLLKKYYRKNKYQQSLMQKLATLPETEMLSLEELAEVNEDTRILLHHISKLDDASREIVLLRIYGELSFAEIGDLIGKSENYARVTFHRLKLKIQKLMEVTL